A region of Rhodospirillales bacterium DNA encodes the following proteins:
- a CDS encoding M23 family metallopeptidase — MTTSMCAVSALCLMGQANAQAIRAPQQAVAQPAAKPQAAKPQAAKPQAAGVTSPGAKRITIPAKRPTTAVARMGTPPGGAAPSEPEAVPFSVDPSKPLVDQLAALGVGPADAEAAAKAAAKAMGRTPLTGGHSGRATFSPAPTEGRQLQTLQIYLAGAAGPVVDVQRAASGGFTATGAVGSTSVATLRGGEGAGGESPRPEGVEDDHRRWNSEGGGSVRVALPSTRSIAPKSIGTSRVSANGNANIALARAGIDTHTAQSAAQALAAVAPATLDVRSASIEMVHGRADDGQVRLLTATIYDRSSRGQIWWFAPKGQPEGFFDEHGNRVGDSSMTLPIEGSHISSSFGPRRLGRWYAFHNGADIAGRYGTPIVAAADGVVDYAGWYYNYGKTVRVVHSDSLATSYSHMSNFVAGVGPGTRVRKGQVIGYVGSTGRSTGPHLHFCVLVDGQFVNPAPYIGGTGRLAPQDLVAFRDWQRRAAGASRSRSTEAEAFDGPNRL, encoded by the coding sequence ATGACGACGTCCATGTGCGCCGTGTCCGCGCTCTGCCTGATGGGCCAGGCGAACGCCCAGGCGATCCGGGCGCCGCAGCAGGCGGTGGCCCAGCCGGCGGCCAAGCCGCAAGCCGCGAAACCCCAGGCCGCCAAGCCACAGGCGGCGGGCGTCACCAGTCCGGGCGCCAAGCGGATCACCATCCCCGCCAAGCGCCCGACGACGGCGGTGGCGCGCATGGGCACGCCGCCCGGCGGCGCCGCGCCGAGCGAGCCCGAGGCCGTTCCATTCTCTGTCGATCCCTCGAAGCCGCTCGTCGACCAGTTGGCCGCGCTGGGCGTCGGCCCCGCGGACGCCGAGGCCGCCGCCAAAGCCGCCGCCAAGGCGATGGGCCGCACGCCGCTCACCGGCGGGCATTCGGGGCGGGCCACGTTCTCGCCGGCGCCGACCGAAGGCCGCCAGCTCCAGACCCTCCAGATCTACCTCGCCGGCGCCGCCGGTCCGGTGGTCGACGTCCAGCGCGCCGCGTCGGGTGGTTTCACCGCGACCGGTGCCGTCGGATCGACGAGCGTCGCCACCCTGCGCGGCGGTGAAGGCGCCGGCGGCGAGTCGCCGCGTCCGGAGGGCGTCGAGGACGACCACCGCCGCTGGAACAGCGAAGGCGGCGGCAGCGTCCGCGTGGCCCTGCCGTCGACCCGGTCGATCGCCCCGAAGTCGATCGGCACCAGCCGCGTCTCCGCCAACGGCAACGCCAATATCGCCCTGGCCCGTGCCGGCATCGACACCCACACCGCGCAATCGGCGGCCCAGGCGCTCGCCGCCGTGGCGCCGGCCACCCTCGACGTGCGGTCCGCCAGCATCGAGATGGTGCACGGCCGCGCCGACGACGGCCAGGTCCGGCTGCTGACCGCGACGATCTACGACCGCTCGTCGCGCGGGCAGATCTGGTGGTTCGCGCCCAAGGGCCAGCCCGAGGGCTTCTTCGACGAGCACGGCAACCGCGTCGGCGACTCCTCGATGACCCTGCCGATCGAGGGCAGCCACATCTCCTCCTCGTTCGGCCCCCGCCGCCTCGGGCGCTGGTACGCCTTCCACAACGGCGCCGACATCGCCGGCCGCTACGGCACGCCGATCGTCGCGGCCGCCGACGGCGTCGTCGACTACGCCGGCTGGTACTACAACTACGGCAAGACGGTGCGCGTCGTGCACTCCGACTCGCTGGCCACCAGCTACAGCCACATGTCGAATTTCGTGGCCGGCGTCGGTCCGGGCACGCGCGTCCGCAAGGGCCAGGTGATCGGCTACGTCGGGAGCACCGGCCGCTCGACCGGGCCTCACCTGCACTTCTGCGTGCTGGTCGACGGCCAATTCGTCAACCCGGCGCCGTACATCGGCGGCACCGGCCGCCTCGCCCCGCAGGATCTGGTCGCGTTCCGCGACTGGCAGCGCCGCGCGGCGGGCGCCTCGCGCTCGCGCTCCACCGAGGCCGAAGCGTTCGACGGCCCCAACCGGCTCTGA
- a CDS encoding PaaI family thioesterase produces MTNEEILDSFQRGRQPGIATLGAEAVEVDAEAGRVVMRCTATVNHCHSTAGHPRGGIVQGGFVTGWLDTSMAHAAIAKSAFKLLVPTLEVKVSFLNAAHPGIYHATGQVVRWGRNVAFLDARLVDADDKLIATATSTVMLAPAPVRRTAGV; encoded by the coding sequence ATGACCAACGAAGAGATACTCGACAGTTTCCAGCGCGGCCGGCAGCCCGGCATCGCGACCCTCGGCGCCGAGGCGGTCGAGGTCGACGCCGAGGCCGGCCGCGTGGTGATGCGCTGCACGGCCACCGTGAACCACTGCCATTCGACCGCCGGGCACCCGCGCGGAGGCATCGTCCAGGGTGGATTCGTGACCGGCTGGCTCGACACGTCGATGGCCCACGCCGCCATCGCGAAGTCGGCCTTCAAGCTGCTGGTCCCGACGCTGGAGGTTAAGGTGAGCTTCCTCAACGCCGCCCATCCGGGAATCTACCACGCCACCGGGCAGGTCGTGCGCTGGGGCCGCAACGTCGCCTTCCTCGACGCCCGCCTGGTCGACGCCGACGACAAGCTGATCGCGACCGCGACGTCGACCGTCATGCTCGCGCCGGCGCCCGTCCGGCGGACGGCCGGCGTCTAG
- a CDS encoding MFS transporter, with protein sequence MTVAADAESAPFDWDAPAVRRGRRVVFAVLAVIFVLCQFQRSVTGVLGPTLRAEMGLTAEELGWITGAFFWGVAVMQIPSGILFDHYGPRLTVSVSLVAGVAGGGLFAVGRDFWTLTTGMALLGLGTSAVLMGAIVLIGRWYAPRRFATMAAAMMSLGYVGNLLATQPFVELIKLIEAAGFAHGWRIGFAAAIAGMLATAGAILWIVRDAPPGSPWDRRRPEPLIEVVKGLREVFRHPAMIGLCGAAVVGYSTNFALRGLWLGTYMLDVHGMDADARGTALLVMALFGTGGIFMAGWLAGRARSPRPVVIGFIATTGLCLAVLVAWPGIPTAALMAVLFLFSSVSSFFPAVLEHGRSLFDDRLRGRSLTSINVWVFIGVGVTQPITGYVLGAFPVSAGGALGEDAYRALFGYLLIPVTIGVTLYARFGTYAPAAPRRTEK encoded by the coding sequence ATGACCGTCGCCGCCGACGCCGAGAGCGCGCCGTTCGACTGGGACGCCCCGGCCGTGCGCCGCGGCCGTCGGGTGGTGTTCGCCGTCCTGGCGGTGATTTTCGTGCTGTGCCAGTTCCAGCGTTCCGTGACCGGGGTGCTGGGCCCGACCTTGCGCGCCGAGATGGGGCTGACGGCCGAGGAGCTGGGTTGGATCACCGGCGCGTTCTTCTGGGGCGTGGCGGTGATGCAGATCCCGTCGGGCATCCTGTTCGACCACTACGGTCCCCGTCTGACCGTGTCCGTCAGCCTGGTCGCCGGCGTCGCCGGCGGCGGCCTGTTCGCCGTCGGCCGCGACTTCTGGACGCTGACGACCGGGATGGCCCTGCTGGGACTGGGGACGTCGGCGGTGCTGATGGGCGCCATCGTGCTGATCGGCCGCTGGTACGCGCCGCGGCGCTTCGCGACCATGGCGGCGGCGATGATGTCGCTGGGCTACGTCGGCAACCTGCTGGCCACCCAGCCCTTCGTCGAGCTGATCAAGCTGATCGAGGCGGCGGGCTTCGCCCATGGCTGGCGGATCGGCTTCGCGGCCGCCATCGCCGGCATGCTGGCCACCGCCGGCGCCATCCTCTGGATCGTGCGCGACGCGCCGCCCGGCTCGCCTTGGGACCGCCGCCGGCCGGAGCCGCTGATCGAGGTGGTGAAGGGCCTGCGCGAGGTGTTCCGCCACCCCGCCATGATCGGTCTGTGCGGCGCGGCGGTGGTCGGCTACTCGACCAACTTCGCGCTGCGTGGCTTGTGGCTGGGCACCTACATGCTCGACGTCCACGGCATGGACGCCGACGCCCGAGGCACGGCGCTGCTGGTGATGGCGCTGTTCGGGACCGGCGGCATCTTCATGGCCGGCTGGCTGGCGGGACGCGCCCGTTCGCCGCGGCCGGTCGTGATCGGCTTCATCGCCACCACCGGCCTCTGCCTCGCCGTCCTGGTCGCCTGGCCGGGTATCCCGACCGCGGCGCTGATGGCGGTCCTGTTCCTGTTCTCGTCGGTCTCCAGCTTCTTCCCGGCCGTGCTCGAGCACGGCCGGTCGCTGTTCGACGACCGCCTGCGCGGCCGCTCGCTGACCTCGATCAACGTCTGGGTGTTCATCGGCGTGGGCGTCACGCAGCCGATCACCGGCTATGTCCTCGGCGCCTTCCCGGTGTCGGCCGGCGGCGCCCTCGGCGAGGATGCGTACCGCGCGCTGTTCGGCTATCTGCTCATCCCCGTGACCATCGGCGTGACGCTCTACGCCCGGTTCGGGACCTACGCGCCGGCGGCGCCGCGACGGACGGAAAAATGA